A section of the Gasterosteus aculeatus chromosome 10, fGasAcu3.hap1.1, whole genome shotgun sequence genome encodes:
- the nrsn1l gene encoding neurensin 1-like, with the protein MGSIMECSTRAQRLRSAHPHQRPRLRSSGPISTWTRSETRDHCGQEGVQGVMAGVSGSGAESSGREAGSSCLQFGVRSYLHHFYEGCSSPARREKDPEDRRRARRPRSTLWWTSPVWKVYLALGLPVLTAGIAILSVGYSTPHRIESFGEGDLFFVDPQAVSFNRGLRLSAAAGIGLSCLGSALAAMGLVFLVLPGASLKERLFHGPREGGPERRVWLQTEETPKGSQGCGH; encoded by the exons ATGGGCTCCATCATGGAGTGTTCCACGCGTGCGCAGCGCCTCCGCTCTGCTCATCCACATCAGCGGCCGCGTCTGAGATCCAGCGGACCGATAAGCACGTGGACGCGCAGTGAGACCCGCGACCACTGCGGCCAGGAGG GTGTGCAAGGTGTGATGGCCGGGGTCTCTGGCTCGGGAGCAGAATCCTCTGGGCGTGAg GCGGGTTCGAGCTGTCTCCAGTTCGGGGTGCGTTCCTACCTGCACCACTTCTACGAGGGGTGCTCGTCCCCCGCGCGGCGGGAGAAAGACCCCGAGGATCGGCGTCGGGCCCGGAGGCCGAGGTCAACGCTGTGGTGGACGTCTCCAGTCTGGAAG GTGTACCTGGCCCTGGGTCTGCCCGTCCTGACTGCAGGCATCGCCATCCTGTCCGTCGGCTACTCCACGCCCCACAGAATCGAGTCGTTCGGGGAGGGCGACCTGTTTTTTGTGGACCCCCAGGCGGTGAGCTTCAACAGGGGGCTGCGCCTGAGCGCCGCGGCAGGGATCGGCCTCTCCTGTCTCGGATCGGCCCTGGCGGCCATGGGGTTGGTTTTCTTGGTCCTCCCCGGGGCCAGTTTGAAAGAGAGGCTGTTCCACGGACCGCGGGAGGGGGGACCGGAGAGGAGAGTCTGGCTCCAAACGGAAGAGACCCCCAAGGGATCCCAGGGCTGTGGTCACTAA